From the Hippocampus zosterae strain Florida chromosome 13, ASM2543408v3, whole genome shotgun sequence genome, the window TTGTTGGTGAGTGTGGGAGAATTTATTGCAACTGAGAGATTGTTTGGGATGTCGGTGAAAGGGTTATGAGTGACCCttaacagggttttttttttggtacaagtTAGTAtttagtttttggggggggggggttgggtggcTTGtgagcgttgttttttttttttttccggtatgAGAGGTAAATGCTGGTTTTGGCTTGTATGCAGCATGGAGTTTGAACTCCTCAGTACACCTTAGTAGGCATGTTTGTGTCAAGCAGTGGGAGGAAGAGGTCACCCTGTTGTTCACgggacagacacacaaaaacactcgaGCGCTGATCACGAGGCACATCTGCCGTGAGTGTTTATGGGATGGGGCgaggagagggaggaggggcTTAACGCGGCGTTCCCCTGGGCTTGTTTTGGTTCCACGTCATTGCGAAGCCCAGAACACGGCGGCGACAATGACTGTCTCCCAGGAAATCTGGAAGGTGCAAAGACGGGCTCGGTGCTCAGGAACAAAGTCGCTTTCATTACTGCGCCATTTAGAATCGATACATCAGAGCTAATGAAGCAGCAAAAAATCAGGGAGGTGACTGAAACGTAGCCACACCTGTGCTAAATGATCCATAATGTGCTGTGTACTAGGTTCATTTCACAATTTTGGGATGCACACTCATTAATGACAATGACAGAGGATAAATTGGTCGAATTAAGAGGAAGTTATTGGCACCAGCACACTTCGCAACATCCAACAACTATTCATTCACATTGGTTTCCTCGCGGTGGAAAGAAAATTAGTCGGTGGCAGTATCGCGCCGTGACGTTCGTTTGCAAGATGCCAACATAACCCACAGAAGCACGATGGGGAAGGACATATACATTCTGCAGTTATTCGGATTTGCCGTGGAGCATGGAGTTAGTTCAGTCTTACCATCTCTTGTCCATGCTCCTTGCGAGTGTTTCCATTTTGTGGTTTTCACTTCACGGTGGCAGTATGGCTGAATCCCTACCAGATCTTGAATCTTggctgcactaaaaaaaaaaaaaaacatttggttccATTGGATCCACTTTATTCGGGGATGTACAAGttaagttttgttttcttgagtgtggcaggcaaaaaaacaacacccccccccaaaaaaaaacatattgatcACTAGTTTTGTTCAGACCATGATGTCATCAACTCGTAGTTATGGGAGTTATCTGGGCTTGCGCAAAGACTCCACTGACCTGTTTTCCGGGCTTGGTCACGAGACGGTCGGTTTAACAAGTAAAGATGTGACATTATTTCGGCCGACATCAGTGAATGATATTGCCCAACATGGCCGCACCCAATCTCTGAAAATTGATGAATCATTCTGTCTAATTCTTATTTTGAACgcagtaaaattgtaaaaatactGTGTTTTGACTAAGTGCACACGTACATGAAAAACCttttatgtgtgcatgtgtgggggTTGCGGCATAATCCCCTTTGAGAGTTTACTATTGTCAAATATGTATTGCATGCAGTGACTCCCAAACATGTGCGCAGCGGCACATGACTCTGCAGTTTCAAAATGATGAGGTGTGCTGCGGGAAATGTTCCATTTCAATTTAAGTGATCCCAAAATTATCAACtgacgacttaaaaaaaaacaatgcgtcTTTGTTTTTTCCTATGCAAATGACGtgcagtgacaggcagaacaagaaaatgctcTTTGACAAGATGGCAGATGATCAAATTAATCTGTTCTCACCCGTTGCCGTTCATGCCAGAGAATAATAGCTGTGTTCTGTAACTACAATCAACAGGCACAATTCACACTGGCAAAGAACATTCTGAGAGGATAATAGAACGAGATTTTCATGACTTTAGGTGAAGAAAAGCAAGTTTATTTGTCTTCATGCCTATGTaaatggggcggggggctggACTCAAACAAAGAGTGAGACTCGGGTgccccaaaaaaagcatgatCAGGACATCTCGAGTGTTTGTGTAAAATTAAAGGAATATTTTGTACCTCTAAGTGTTCTTGGGTAACTTCTTATGTTGTAGTTCACAAGATTTAGTCGATTTAGGCAATTGTTTTTGATTGTTTCCGAAATGTATGAATATTTAGGAAAATCGATAACCAGTTTGacggttttaaaaagtcaaggtTTAAATCATCGTTAATACTGGTTATTAAGTAACGgagcttttcctttctttttttaatgcacaactaaacagctcaactcaactgtacttATAGAccactttaaaacaaacaccgctgcatacaaagtgctgtacatggagcagatatcatacatacaacaataaacaataaaacaatacattcacagcaaagacagtagaaaacaCAAAAGCTGTGAAACTAAgaaatcaagtctgagtcacgCTGAGTCAAACACGGTATACTGTAATATAATTGGCTGCTTGCAGAgttgagtaccggtacatgagcTGCTTCTTTGAACTTAATTACCTTACCGGTatgttttttcttccttcttggAGAGCAGATATACACGGAGGAAAGGAGGAAGGGagcaagacaaaacaaacaccgcAAAGATGGATACCCTTTTGCTCTGTTAACATGTattgtccttaaaaaaaaattaagggggTACATGTTAGCCCCAAGGACAACATGAGAAGCCCACAAGTTGGTTATAAAtttagctcaccagtgatgggacattgtaaCTCATGAAGAAGAATTAAAACAGAAGAATTTTAAGTTAACATGCTACATGTTTCTTCTTCGTCAAGTATtctatattttgtttaaaaatatcttGTGTTCAATGGAGAGCTTTCGATTGACCCAAATATtctccaaaatattttaaagctGTCATTTTAATACCATAATACAGCATTTAAGAACGTTTTCGGGATTGTTGGAGAACATGTAGGAGTATTAGATTACATTTAGGAGTACTTCAGCAGATTTAAGAGTGTTTAGGTAATTTAGTGGGAATATACCAGTCAACTTAAAGAAATATAAAGCAATATTGGAATGCATACAGAGGTGTTTGGGTCACATTGTACATGAACAGCGACTACGCCACTATAAACTGTAAGCTGATGCTTGTTGTGAAATGTCCtgccagtacaaaaaaaaaaaaaaaaagaaagtcgaGTCACTTGATACCATCCAGGTGCCACCAAGACTCAATTACAGTTTGCGAAACACTGAATCAGAGAGTCCTTTCCCCTTGTTGGACTTACCTCACTGCGCGAAACCTCTTCCACTCCTCTGCTTCTGAGCTGAGCCCTCATTTGCATGCCTTGCCTTCATTGGGCGCCTTCCAGCAGCCTTCCAAGTGCCCATTGGCTGCGAGTGCAGGGACGGCGTGCTCACTCTCCAAAACAAGCATAAAAAGGCGGGCGTACATCTTCACAGAGGCGACAGAACAGAGACACGAGCTGAGTAAAGTTAAGTTGACTTCCAGCGGACAAGTACAGGGAGCCATTGTCCGTCCAGTACCTTTTTAGTCAGGCGTCCAACATGTCACTGGAGGTGAAGGGGAAGACCCACGTGCGTCTCGTGTTCCTGGGGGCGGCCGGGGTGGGCAAGACGGCCCTGATCCGCCGCTTCCTGCAGGACACGTTTGAGGCGAAACACCGGCGCACGGTGGAGGAGCTCCACAGCCGGGAGTACGACGTAAGCGGCGTCAAGATCACCGTGGAGATCCTGGACACCAGCGGGAGCTACTCCTTCCCGGCCATGCGCAAGCTCTCCATCCAGAACAGCGACGCCTTCGCACTGGTCTACGCCGTGGATGACCCCGAGTCGCTGGAGACGGTCAAGAGATTGCGGGAAGAGATCCTGGAGATCAAGGAGGACAAGTACACCcccatggtggtggtgggcaaCAAGACGGACCGCGTGGGCGAGAGGCGGGTGTCCGGAGACGAGGTGCTGTCCACCGTGGAGATGGACTGGAACAGCAGTTACCTGGAGGCTTCGGCCAAGGACAACGACAACGTGGTGGAGGTGTTCAAGGAACTCCTGCAGCAGGCCAACCTGCCCAGCCGCCTCAGCCCGGCTCTTCGCCGACGCAGGGAGACCTTCCCCAAACACGCCCACTTCAGGCCCCCCATGAATAAGACCAACAGCTGCACCGTGTCCTAAGGGCAGGGACAAAAGAGGACATGTTCAAAAGTGGGCGGCAAGTGAAGAGCGGTCTCCTCCAGGCTTGGAGACCCTCAAGTGAAGGACACCAGAGAAGGGACTCAtcatgatagaaaaaaaaaaaccaaacaaattaattattcctctcttgATGTAGTGCGTACTTGCAGCTGTTAAGATCAATGTCAAACCTAAAAGGCTGTCTTAACTGTTATACTTACAAATGCATACATGTCGGAACTCATCAGTTACATTTTAGTACGGTACATCTTTTTGTAATTGTGCACAAGAGccattacttttttgtttgtttgtttgtttatgaaaatgtgtaaatacactgctctttttaaaaaaattaagtttATTCATGATTATTGAAGTTGTTTtgtattgatgtatttttttatcatgTCACACTGTATTGTTGTACAATTTTGTTTATTGAAACAAATGTATTGTGGGGTTAAATATGCATCATAAAAAACAAAGATCCATACAAAATGTGGGTTGAGTCAACATGAATGTCAACTGGTCAACAAAGCTTCTTTCTTtgcatttcagattttttaaaaatctgaacaTGTGAACTATATCTATATTAGCATTCATCCAATAAAACAGAATTCAGAAACTTCCTTTTTCATATTATACAATTGAATATCGCAATGCAAAAACTAGATATTTTTCAAACAGAAAATAAGtgctttttattattcattaaatgaataaatcctGATTTTTctaaccccaaaacaaaaggcactcaatattttctttgcattgataGATGCTttttctaatatatatatatatatatatatatatatcacacacacacacagtatatacgtacatagtttttttttactataaaaTTTCATTGAGAGGTTTGATCATATAATTCATCAAACATCAAGGTATGTTTGAATTTTAGCTATTGAATCCTACATTTCGTATATACACGCAAGAAACTATGATTAGTTAAATTAGTTTCGATTTATTGTCTTACTCATGCAGTGACAAACGAACTAAATGCTCAAGTGAACAAGTTAATTGGCAACATCAGTAAAAATGATGGCAAGCACAAAACAGACAAAGGATATACGAACTAAGGCTCATGAACAACTTGACGGTGCTTGTTTAGAAAGATTCCATTTGAGCGTCCATTTAACGGGCTGCCTAGTATTCAAAGTTCAAACTCAACATGTTTCGAAAGGAGATGTTCACACCAACTCACAACCCACTTGAGACAGGAAATCCATGACTGTCATGTCGCTTAAGCCTGAAATTGTCTAATACAACTAATGTTGAAAAATCCTTCAATGTGTACATGTTTCCACACGTGGTGTTAATCGAGAAGATATTTAGCGTTCAATCAAGCTGAAAGGCATTTGAGGGTTGAGGTTAAAAAATATGGCTGGGGCATCACCAGTGGCACACGGGCTCCCTCTGCTGTTAGATGAAAGAATGACTACCCGAGTACAGTTCTGTCGTTTATAACTTTTTAGTTTAATACGATGGCATGACATTTCAAAGAAGTGTTTGTCTTTAAACATTTATGAGGGCATATTTTTCATGGGATTTTTTAAATGCGCAATATATTTTACTTGCATCCAATTTAACAGTTACTCCCCACGCacacattttttgacatttaaGTGCGGCGTTACTGTTCCAACTGCATAACGAAGCGCACACATAATTATTGTTTTAGGTGTCGCTTGTCTGTACCCTGACTTGTTCATTCTAATTAAGCAAAACACGCTGTCAGGTCTTTCCGCGGCTTATCTTTGGCTGACATCTGTTGGTGAATAAGACGCATTACACGCAGTTAACTGGCCACAACGTTCGGTACAATATATTGAATGACTTCCTGTCGATGAAAAATCTCACTAAATGATACACACTTAGgtgtgtggagagagagagagagagagagagagagagagagagagagagagagagagagagaaagaaatgcTCCCGGTAGTTGACTGGAGAATTTTATTATTCAGTGAATTAAGGTCTCATTTTCCTGGCAAACGCAGCACAGGCAAATTTATACTCTTTATACACAcacgcttttttaaaaattcaactaTACATTGTGAGTTTACCCACCGCCCTCTCTTTTGAAGTATTTAATAAAGGCTAAAATACAGTATAGACACCACTGAAATATAAAGCTTATAGCCAAACAATGAGGTGCATTTTCACCATCAAGAGCGAcattaatcctttcatgcaccctgcaacccgAGAACAcgataaaccaggggtgtcaaacccatttttattgcgggctatattttagttaccatttccctaggaaggccattatgactgaaatcatatcaAGAATatcggtttattcaactattgtttatgGTACTCTCATGgggtgtttggcaacaagaaaatgtttacaataccTCTCTTATTATTtcatattacatatgagaatttgacattttggtacatattttagcaagcatcacaaaagtagccatgtttgatttgctttcgcggtccacgtaaaatggtgtggcgggccagatctggcccctggggccttgactttgacacctgtgagatAACTGTAGTAACTGTtgttcctgaaagggttaaaacattgagctatgaattatttttttcttgtctgcaagtgttttgttgtgctacatttttttggggggggggggcggcaaaaACTTGATTTGAAATCTTGTACGTATCCCCATGTACAATGATTCTTTGTACAGTACTTACTGTACACGAGAATTCGATGTAGATCGGCTCAGGGAGATCATGTGGCTGGGGAGTCCATTTTGACCTCAATGAGCAAATCGAGTTCCCCGTCTTCGAAAAAGTCTCCATTTGTATCATTTACACGGAAACAAGAAGAATGAAGcaacaagtcaaaacaaaacccgAGTTGGCCCTTGAGCATTGCGTCATTTGAATAAGAAACGACTCAGTGGTGGAACAGGTTTGAAAGTGGGACCGTTTGAGTGGTTCCTGAAGCAGATGTTCCCCTTTAACCATGACCCTGCTCAAGTTTAACTCACCCTACCGGCTCGCGCTATAGACCCAAACGAgtttcctgttttattttgaggaaACGGACGGGTAAACGTTGATCTTGCAGTTCCTCTTTCGCTCCACTTTTAAAACGTTCTTCAGCGCGCAGCTTCACAGGTGTTTTGTCTTCTTCCCAGCCGGGGCCACCTCCACTTTTGGACCTCTGCCTGTTTtagtaagatgtttttctttttccctccaTTTTGTTCTCGAGTGGCCCCGTGGTCAGATTGGGATTCGGTCTTCGCCCCTGGACTTGGTCAAAGCTCCTCAGCTGAGTAAAGAGGCTCTGAGGCGTTTGGAACAAGTTCAAGGTCCTGGAAGCAAAACTTCGCAATCATTGGAAATGTAATCATTGCATTTGCATAGACGCATCGAGTCTAAAGATGTCTGCGCACTCATTTTCTTCCTATtgcagaataaaaaaagaatttttaaaaaaggagtaAAATGAGTGCATTTGCTTTGGAGTCAGATGTGACATATTGTGAGTAATTGACTCTCCTATGACTATCCCATTTAAAAGGTAATGAGATGCAGTTCTAAAGCCTGCAATAACGTTAAATATCTCAGTGACTCATTTCCCGTGCTAGAAACTCTCTTTTTGATGTTTAATGAGGCGCGGAAGCCAATTTCCCGTTttgatctcacacacacacaccacatgtCAAATAAGTAAATGTTGAATAGACAGTCGGTATCATAATCCTGGGTTTCATACACAAAAGCGGTGAGTGTCAAAGTAACTAGAGAAGCTAAAGAAACTAAACTATAAATTCTGTTCAAGTCTAAGATGTCTTTtcttccgttaaaaaaaaaaaagtaccaggaTGGATGTACCAAACCAGAGTTAAGGATTCTGCATATCCCAAAAAATCTGTGCGCTTCAACATATTAATTTTATAAATGCATTTACAAAACTAAACATTTCTAACTGCACtggtcaactttttttctttttctgagatGACTTACCTACAAATAACTGTGATGCAAATTTCAAATATccctttactttaaaaaaaattataaatcttTCACACATCTGGTTTTGGAGCTCTTTcgattttttcactttgaaatttGACCTATAAACGCTTGTGCAATACACAGATTTTGCTATACGTTGCAATTTGTAGCTGTGACGTTtcggcagaaaaacaaattccagctgttgctgaacctaactcttaattcataaatatgactattatattttatgttattgtgattattattatctttaaaaaatgatgtGCTATAAAAAAAACTAGGGCAGTTTTGGAATCAGTGCaagaaaaattattattaattattaaaaatatttaaaattatgTTTCATTAAAATTTTGTATAAAGAATGTGTTGAGCAGTGTAACAAACATTTATCTTATTTGtctatttcattattttcaattgtgaaataaatataGTAATACTAACGACTGAACTTATTTGAACATCCAAGATTTCCAGATTTTTACAGACCCCACAAAATGACATGAGCAAACCGCATATGGCATGTGTGCCTTAAGTTTGACATTAAGTCATAATTCAGTCTCCAAAATATTCAAACAAAGACAACTTTTGTCAATCGCATAATATGCTatccactaaaactaaaataaaactaCTCTTGAGAATTTTTGCAGGTATTACTGATCATACTCGATATTAATATTTTGCAGTGCAGCTGGACAATTTCAGGCCACATCAAATTCCATTCATGGTTTTATGGTTAGCATCACACTTTCCTCTGCCATTTTACGACACTTTTACATTTAATAGTCATGTACGTACACATACTTCACAGATTCAATTCctcgtgcacacacgcacacacgcaaccaCAGATGTTTCACGATGGGTAAAAGTTTGTTTCCCGTTAACTGTTTCAATCACGGTCCACAACAATGCTCGGCCCCAAAAGTATGCTTTTATTTGCCAGATGGCAAGAAGCCACATGCGATACATCACGTCTGTGTAAGAGCAAAACGCTCATCGTCAAATTTGGTTGCCACAATTTGGCACAAGACACGTTTCTGGGCGAGCAAGTGTCATTTGGTGTGTGTTGCCTCAGTCGTCCACGGCGATGTTCCGGAACAGGTAGGCCATGGACTCCCCGTTGTGGATGCGGCGGATGGCCTCGGCCAGGATCATGCTCACGTCTACCGTCTTGATTTTTGGGCACTGCAGCTTCTGCACCTCGTGGGGCACCGTGTTGGTCACCACCACCTAAATGGGGAGAGAGGACGCAAAGTAGCACACTTTTAGCTTCTCAAGAGCTTCAGTCCAGTGAGCCGCCACGGTTTTCGCTTTCAGTGTCACACCACATGACACGGCAACTCACCGAGCAGCGCTGAGCTCCAGTGGATGCAGCTGCAGCATAATTAAGTGCGGGGAGAAGAGGCTGAGGCAGCCCTCGTCTCAATTCGAGTCATGTGGGTAATGTTTGCTCTGTTTGGatgtgtgcataaaaataaGTTGCACTTATTTAAAGGCTTGAAATTTATAGAACTTGTatgctaatttctgttagcCCGTTTATGGCGTTTCGC encodes:
- the LOC127613191 gene encoding GTP-binding protein Rhes-like translates to MSLEVKGKTHVRLVFLGAAGVGKTALIRRFLQDTFEAKHRRTVEELHSREYDVSGVKITVEILDTSGSYSFPAMRKLSIQNSDAFALVYAVDDPESLETVKRLREEILEIKEDKYTPMVVVGNKTDRVGERRVSGDEVLSTVEMDWNSSYLEASAKDNDNVVEVFKELLQQANLPSRLSPALRRRRETFPKHAHFRPPMNKTNSCTVS